A single genomic interval of Camelina sativa cultivar DH55 chromosome 11, Cs, whole genome shotgun sequence harbors:
- the LOC104727229 gene encoding probable starch synthase 4, chloroplastic/amyloplastic isoform X2, with translation MMQAAAAVNLSVIWNLSLRGSSSKVHILSPKYQKSHALHCLRSEGHEELENSQENIGLPYVAKQKDIWNLFREAQQNILLLNKQRVAAVEELKNLKKEKDELLERINQLEEESQIVIKKDKSSLFWELLLRIDAMVINGLVNIEEASSMRKLVKEHEVNISEFPFDVLQQGDAEVLAELRRFPHKVQRNGFHVIHICTEMAPLVSAGPLASYITGLSCALQGKGYLVEVILPKYSTLDLDEIEGLREIEADAYSYFNGQLHANRIWNGVVCGIGVTLIQPVYYSSMFSRDKVYGYTDDFDRFSYFSRASLDYIAKSGKQPDVLHIHNWQTAIVGPLFWDVFVNQGLEGTRILLTCQDFDKGLVPPEKLELCGLDPAELRRLDRLQDNKNPHFVNILKGGVVYSNKVVIMSSSHSSIPGLEPTLAIHKDKLLFAPFELENPMEKDLCCDLHVSAYTSIKNL, from the exons ATGATGCAAGCAGCGGCGGCGGTGAATCTTTCGGTGATATGGAATCTGTCGCTGCGTGGTTCATCCTCCAAAGTCCATATACTGAGCCCCAAGTATCAAAAGTCTCACGCTCTTCATTGTCTGAG ATCAGAAGGGCACGAAGAGTTGGAGAATTCTCAG GAAAATATTGGACTACCTTAtgttgcaaaacaaaaagatatatggAACCTCTTTAGAGAAGCTCAACAAA ATATCTTGCTCTTAAACAAGCAACGCGTAGCTGCAGTTGAGGAGCTGAAGAatctgaagaaggagaaagatgaaTTATTAGAAAGGATAAACCAGTTGGAGGAAGAAAGTCAGATTGTAATCAAGAAAG ATAAGTCGTCTCTATTCTGGGAGCTGCTTCTCCGTATTGATGCTATGGTGATCAATGGATTAGTGAACATTGAAGAGGCTTCATCCATGAGAAAATTGGTTAAGGAGCATGAAGTGAACATCTCCGAGTTTCCCTTTGATGTCCTGCAACAAGGAGATGCCGAAGTTCTAGCAGAACTCAGACGGTTCCCACATAAAGtccaaag GAATGGTTTCCACGTGATTCATATTTGCACCGAAATGGCTCCTTTAGTTTCTGCTGGACCTTTGGCCTCATATATTACAGGACTGTCTTGTGCACTCCAAGGAAAGGGCTACTTGGTTGAAGTTATATTGCCAAA ATATTCTACACTTGATTTGGACGAAATTGAAGGGCTCCGGGAAATCGAAGCTGATgcatattcttattttaatGGCCAACTGCATGCTAACCGAATATGGAATGG AGTTGTCTGTGGGATAGGAGTGACGCTTATTCAACCAGTGTATTACTCGTCAATGTTTAGTCGTGATAAAGTATATGGCTATACAGATGATTTTGATAG GTTTTCCTACTTCTCTCGAGCTTCATTGGATTACATTGCAAAATCTGGAAAGCAGCCTGATGTGTTACACATTCACAACTGGCAAACTGCAATAGTTGGACCGCTATTTTGGGATGTTTTTGTTAATCAG GGACTTGAAGGTACTAGAATACTCTTGACATGCCAAGACTTTGACAAG GGTCTTGTGCCTCCTGAAAAATTGGAGCTATGTGGGCTAGATCCAGCTGAGCTACGCCGTCTTGATCGCTTACAAGATAACAAAAATCCacattttgttaatattttgaaG GGTGGTGTAGTCTACTCCAACAAAGTTGTAATAATGTCATCATCACATAGCTCAATCCCTGGTCTCGAACCAACATTAGCTATTCACAA GGACAAGTTGTTGTTTGCTCCCTTTGAACTGGAAAACCCAATGGAGAAAGACTTGTGCTGTGACCTTCACGTCTCTGCATATACTTCCATTAAGAACCTCTGA
- the LOC104727227 gene encoding probable sphingolipid transporter spinster homolog 1: MTKVGLRDSPANEEVSTKTTTTPPPPTKKRFLTPGRFVTILCLINLINYVDRGVIASNGVNGSAKTCDAKGVCSAGTGIQGEFSLTNFEDGLLSSAFMVGLLVASPIFAGLSKRVNPFKLIGVGLTVWTIAALGCGFSYNFWMIAVFRMFVGVGEASFISLAAPYIDDSAPVERKNFWLGLFYMCIPAGVALGYVFGGYIGDHLGWRWAFYIEAIAMAIFVVLSFCIKPPQQLKGFADKDLKKPSTSIETASPTDAEASKIKTKTPKSKNLFVVFGKDMKALFSEKVFIVNVLGYITYNFVIGAYSYWGPKAGFGIYQMKNADMIFGGLTIICGIIGTLGGSYVLDRITATLPNTFKLLAASTLLGAGFCFVAFLMKNMYAFIGLFALGEILIFAPQAPVNYVCLHCVRPNLRPLSMATSTVLIHILGDVPSSPLYGKMQDRLKNWRKSTLIITSILFLAAIIWGIGIFMNSVDRSNEVSEDDEVVEEEKLESKADNNSPHV; encoded by the exons atgaCGAAAGTTGGCCTGAGAGATTCTCCGGCTAACGAAGAAGTTtcgacgaagacgacgacgacacCACCGCCGCCGACTAAAAAACGGTTTTTGACTCCgggaag ATTCGTTACAATCTTATGTCTCATTAACTTGATCAATTACGTGGATCGAGGAGTGATCGCTAGTAATGGTGTTAACGGAAGCGCAAAAACATGCGATGCTAAAGGGGTTTGCTCTGCCGGAACTGGAATcca GGGAGAGTTTAGCTTAACCAACTTTGAAGATGGTCTTTTGTCATCTGCGTTTATGGTTGGACTTCTTGTTGCTTCTCCAATATTCGCTGGATTGTCCAAAAg AGTCAATCCTTTTAAACTGATCGGTGTTGGATTAACTGTTTGGACTATTGCTGCTCTTGGTTGCGGGTTTTCCTACAACTTCTGGATGATTGCTGTTTTTCGAAT GTTTGTTGGGGTTGGTGAGGCTTCTTTTATTAGTCTTGCAGCACCGTATATCGATGATAGTGCACCTGTTGAAAGG AAAAATTTCTGGCTTGGACTGTTCTACATGTGTATACCAGCAGGAGTTGCTCTAGGCTACGTGTTTGGTGGATAC ATTGGTGACCATTTGGGATGGCGTTGGGCGTTTTACATTGAGGCAATTGCAATGGCTATCTTTGTTGTTTTGTCCTTCTGTATCAAACCACCGCAGCAGCTAAAAG GTTTTGCTGATAAAGATTTGAAGAAACCCTCTACATCTATTGAAACAGCGTCTCCTACAGATGCAGAAGcttcaaaaattaaaaccaaaactccCAA ATCCAAGAACCTGTTTGTCGTATTTGGAAAAGACATGAAGGCTCTTTTCAGCGAGAAAGTGTTTATCGTAAATGTTCTAGGTTACATCACCTACAACTTTGTGATTGGAGCTTACTCATATTGGGGACCAAAAGCTGGTTTTGGTATCTACCAAATGAAAAACGCAGACATGATTTTTGGAGGACTTACAATCATCTGCGGGATTATTGGAACATTAGGAGGAAGCTATGTGCTTGATCGCATAACTGCTACACTTCCAAACACCTTCAAG TTACTAGCTGCATCAACTCTACTCGGCgcagggttttgttttgttgctttcttGATGAAGAATATGTATGCCTTCATTGGTTTATTCGCATTGGGAGAAATTCTAATCTTTGCACCACAG GCTCCAGTGAACTATGTGTGTCTCCATTGCGTTAGACCAAACTTGAGACCACTATCAATGGCTACTTCAACTGTTTTGATCCATATCTTAGGCGATGTCCCTTCTTCTCCACTCTATGGAAAGATGCAG GATCGTCtcaaaaattggagaaaatcaACTCTTATCATTACTTCAATCCTCTTCCTCGCAGCTATTATATGGGGAATTG gGATATTTATGAATAGTGTGGACCGGTCCAATGAAGTAAGTGAAGATGATGAGGTcgtagaagaagagaaattgGAAAGCAAAGCAGACAACAACTCTCCTCACGTCTGa
- the LOC104727226 gene encoding phosphoenolpyruvate carboxykinase [ATP]-like — translation MAGNGNENTGGDFSFSAAAARDALPRITTEKGAKSPSPSVCQDDTAPPVNFQTIDELHSLQKKRSAPTTPLRDGGVAGVTGTSGPTTPVSAENMLQSVSASLASLTRETGPKLIRGDPTSLAKVAHVPHTPTSLPAADVSDSGLKFTHVLHNLSPAELYEQAIKFEKGSFVTSTGALATLSGAKTGRSPKDKRVVKDETTAAELWWGKGSPNIEMDEQTFLVNRERAVDYLNSLDKVFVNDQYLNWDPENRLKVRIVSARAYHSLFMHNMCIRPTPEELENFGTPDFTIYNAGKFPCNRFTHYMTSSTSVDINLGRREMVILGTQYAGEMKKGLFGVMHYLMPKRKILSLHSGCNMGKSGDVALFFGLSGTGKTTLSTDHNRLLIGDDEHCWSETGVSNIEGGCYAKCIDLAREKEPDIWNAIKFGTVLENVVFDEHTREVDYSDKSVTENTRAAYPIEYIPNSKIPCVGPHPKNVILLACDAFGVLPPISKLNLAQTMYHFISGYTALVAGTEEGVKEPRATFSACFGAAFIMLHPTKYAAMLAEKMQAQGATGWLVNTGWSGGSYGSGSRIKLGYTRKIIDAIHSGSLLNATYRKTDIFGLEIPDEVEGVPSDILEPINAWADKDAYQDTLLKLARLFRNNFETFTNHKIGDDGNLTEEILAAGPNF, via the exons ATGGCGGGAAACGGAAATGAGAATACGGGTGGAGACTTCAGTTTCTCGGCTGCGGCGGCGCGTGATGCGCTTCCGAGGATCACCACGGAGAAGGGAGCCAAATCTCCGTCGCCGAGTGTGTGCCAGGACGACACCGCACCGCCGGTCAACTTTCAGACCATCGACGAGCTTCACAGTCTCCAGAAGAAACGATCTGCCCCGACCACTCCTCTTAGAGATGGCGGTGTCGCTGGTGTCACCGGAACCAGTGGCCCCACCACTCCTGTCTCCGCCGAGAACATGCTTCAATCCGTCAG TGCATCGTTGGCTTCGTTGACGAGAGAGACAGGACCGAAGTTGATAAGAGGAGACCCGACGTCCTTGGCGAAAGTGGCACACGTGCCACACACTCCTACGTCACTTCCGGCTGCTGACGTCAGCGACAGTGGCTTGAAGTTCACTCACGTCCTTCACAACCTCTCTCCCGCCG AGCTGTACGAGCAGGCgattaaatttgaaaaaggaTCGTTTGTGACATCGACTGGTGCGTTGGCTACGTTATCTGGAGCCAAAACCGGTCGGTCTCCTAAAGACAAGCGTGTGGTTAAGGATGAGACCACTGCGGCTGAGCTCTGGTGGGGAAA AGGATCACCGAACATCGAAATGGATGAACAAACTTTTTTGGTGAACCGAGAGAGAGCTGTTGACTACTTAAACTCTTTGGACAAG GTGTTTGTGAATGACCAATACCTAAACTGGGATCCTGAGAACAGACTCAAAGTGAGAATTGTTTCAGCAAGAGCTTACCACTCACTTTTCATGCACAACATGTGTATCCGTCCAACACCTGAGGAGTTGGAAAATTTCGGAACACCCGATTTCACGATCTATAACGCGGGGAAATTCCCGTGTAACCGTTTCACTCATTACATGACATCGTCGACGAGTGTGGACATAAACctaggaagaagagagatggtAATTCTAGGCACACAATATGCTGGAGAGATGAAGAAAGGACTCTTTGGTGTGATGCATTACTTGATGCCTAAGAGAAAGATTTTGTCACTTCACTCTGGTTGTAACATGGGCAAAAGTGGAGATGTTGCTCTCTTTTTCGGACTCTCCGGAACCGGAAAGACTACATTGTCCACTGATCATAACCGGTTATTAATCGGAGATGATGAACATTGTTGGAGTGAGACCGGAGTTTCCAATATCGAAGGTGGTTGTTACGCGAAATGCATTGATTTGGCTAGGGAGAAAGAGCCTGATATCTGGAACGCTATCAAGTTTGGAACCG TTTTGGAGaatgttgtgtttgatgagCATACACGAGAAGTGGACTACAGTGACAAATCAGTGACAGAGAACACACGTGCGGCTTATCCAATAGAGTACATTCCCAACTCGAAGATACCGTGCGTAGGGCCACACCCGAAGAACGTGATCCTATTGGCTTGTGACGCCTTCGGTGTGTTGCCGCCAATTAGCAAGCTCAATCTGGCTCAGACTATGTATCATTTCATCAGTGGCTACACTGCTCTT GTTGCGGGAACAGAGGAAGGAGTTAAAGAGCCTCGAGCTACATTCTCAGCTTGTTTTGGTGCTGCTTTCATTATGCTTCACCCAACCAAGTACGCTGCTATGTTAGCCGAGAAAATGCAGGCTCAAGGAGCCACCGGTTGGCTTGTTAACACCGGCTGGTCCGGTGGAAG CTATGGATCTGGAAGCCGAATCAAGTTGGGGTATACACGAAAGATCATTGATGCTATACACTCGGGTAGTCTCTTGAATGCAACGTACCGTAAAACAGATATATTTGGATTGGAGATTCCAGATGAAGTTGAGGGAGTTCCTTCTGATATTCTCGAACCTATCAATGCA TGGGCAGACAAAGATGCTTATCAGGACACATTGTTGAAATTGGCTCGCTTGTTTAGAAACAATTTTGAGACATTCACAAATCATAAGATTGGTGATGATGGAAACTTGACTGAAGAGATTCTTGCAGCTGGTCCTAACTTctaa
- the LOC104727230 gene encoding COMPASS-like H3K4 histone methylase component WDR5A — protein MAEEVKGGCFTPYIHSQTLNCHDRAVSSVKFSSDGRLLASASADKTIRTYAIDTAQSDSIYSPVREFSGHDNGVSDIAFSSDARFIVSGSDDKTLKLWDVETGSLIKTLRGHSNYVFCVKFNPQSNMIVSGSYDETVRIWDVKSGKCLKTLPAHSDPVTCVDYNRDGSLIVSSSYDGLCRVWDSGTGHCVKTLIDDENPPVSFVKFSPNGKFILIGTLDNKLRLWNISTSKFIKTYTGHSNSQYCISSAFSVTNGKRIISGSEDNCVYMWEMNSKEMLQKLEGHTETVTTVTSHPTENMIASGSLDQSIRIWTQKKE, from the exons ATGGCGGAGGAAGTTAAAGGAGGATGCTTTACACCTTACATTCACTCCCAAACCCTAAATTGCCACGATCGAGCCGTCTCCTCCGTGAAATTCTCCTCCGACGGTCGCCTCTTAGCCTCCGCATCCGCCGATAAGACAATCCGCACTTACGCAATCGACACTGCTCAATCGGATTCCATCTACAGTCCCGTTCGCGAGTTTTCCGGCCACGACAACGGCGTATCGGACATAGCCTTCTCTTCCGACGCGAGGTTCATCGTCTCAGGTTCAGATGACAAAACCCTTAAGCTATGGGACGTTGAAACTGGTTCTCTCATCAAAACGCTTAGGGGACACTCTAACTACGTCTTCTGTGTTAAGTTCAATCCTCAATCCAACATGATCGTCTCTGGTTCTTATGATGAGACTGTTCGGATCTGGGATGTTAAATCTGGCAAATGCTTGAAAACTCTTCCTGCGCATTCTGATCCGGTGACTTGTGTTGATTACAATCGTGATGGGTCTCTCATTGTGTCCAGTAGCTACGATGGGTTGTGTCGGGTTTGGGATTCTGGGACTGGGCATTGTGTGAAGACCTTGATTGACGATGAGAATCCTCCTGTTTCCTTTGTTAAGTTCTCTCCCAATGGCAAATTCATCCTCATTGGTACTCTCGACAATAAGCTG AGGTTGTGGAACATTTCAACATCTAAGTTCATCAAGACATACACCGGACACTCAAACTCTCAGTACTGCATTTCTTCTGCATTCTCTGTCACAAACGGGAAGCGGATCATTAGCGGATCTGAGGACAATTGTGTTTACATGTGGGAGATGAATTCCAAGGAAATGCTTCAGAAACTAGAAGGTCACACCGAAACCGTTACGACCGTGACATCCCACCCAACCGAGAACATGATTGCATCAGGCTCACTCGACCAATCAATAAGGATTTGGACACAGAagaaagaatga
- the LOC104727229 gene encoding probable starch synthase 4, chloroplastic/amyloplastic isoform X1, producing the protein MMQAAAAVNLSVIWNLSLRGSSSKVHILSPKYQKSHALHCLRSEGHEELENSQENIGLPYVAKQKDIWNLFREAQQNILLLNKQRVAAVEELKNLKKEKDELLERINQLEEESQIVIKKVDKSSLFWELLLRIDAMVINGLVNIEEASSMRKLVKEHEVNISEFPFDVLQQGDAEVLAELRRFPHKVQRNGFHVIHICTEMAPLVSAGPLASYITGLSCALQGKGYLVEVILPKYSTLDLDEIEGLREIEADAYSYFNGQLHANRIWNGVVCGIGVTLIQPVYYSSMFSRDKVYGYTDDFDRFSYFSRASLDYIAKSGKQPDVLHIHNWQTAIVGPLFWDVFVNQGLEGTRILLTCQDFDKGLVPPEKLELCGLDPAELRRLDRLQDNKNPHFVNILKGGVVYSNKVVIMSSSHSSIPGLEPTLAIHKDKLLFAPFELENPMEKDLCCDLHVSAYTSIKNL; encoded by the exons ATGATGCAAGCAGCGGCGGCGGTGAATCTTTCGGTGATATGGAATCTGTCGCTGCGTGGTTCATCCTCCAAAGTCCATATACTGAGCCCCAAGTATCAAAAGTCTCACGCTCTTCATTGTCTGAG ATCAGAAGGGCACGAAGAGTTGGAGAATTCTCAG GAAAATATTGGACTACCTTAtgttgcaaaacaaaaagatatatggAACCTCTTTAGAGAAGCTCAACAAA ATATCTTGCTCTTAAACAAGCAACGCGTAGCTGCAGTTGAGGAGCTGAAGAatctgaagaaggagaaagatgaaTTATTAGAAAGGATAAACCAGTTGGAGGAAGAAAGTCAGATTGTAATCAAGAAAG TAGATAAGTCGTCTCTATTCTGGGAGCTGCTTCTCCGTATTGATGCTATGGTGATCAATGGATTAGTGAACATTGAAGAGGCTTCATCCATGAGAAAATTGGTTAAGGAGCATGAAGTGAACATCTCCGAGTTTCCCTTTGATGTCCTGCAACAAGGAGATGCCGAAGTTCTAGCAGAACTCAGACGGTTCCCACATAAAGtccaaag GAATGGTTTCCACGTGATTCATATTTGCACCGAAATGGCTCCTTTAGTTTCTGCTGGACCTTTGGCCTCATATATTACAGGACTGTCTTGTGCACTCCAAGGAAAGGGCTACTTGGTTGAAGTTATATTGCCAAA ATATTCTACACTTGATTTGGACGAAATTGAAGGGCTCCGGGAAATCGAAGCTGATgcatattcttattttaatGGCCAACTGCATGCTAACCGAATATGGAATGG AGTTGTCTGTGGGATAGGAGTGACGCTTATTCAACCAGTGTATTACTCGTCAATGTTTAGTCGTGATAAAGTATATGGCTATACAGATGATTTTGATAG GTTTTCCTACTTCTCTCGAGCTTCATTGGATTACATTGCAAAATCTGGAAAGCAGCCTGATGTGTTACACATTCACAACTGGCAAACTGCAATAGTTGGACCGCTATTTTGGGATGTTTTTGTTAATCAG GGACTTGAAGGTACTAGAATACTCTTGACATGCCAAGACTTTGACAAG GGTCTTGTGCCTCCTGAAAAATTGGAGCTATGTGGGCTAGATCCAGCTGAGCTACGCCGTCTTGATCGCTTACAAGATAACAAAAATCCacattttgttaatattttgaaG GGTGGTGTAGTCTACTCCAACAAAGTTGTAATAATGTCATCATCACATAGCTCAATCCCTGGTCTCGAACCAACATTAGCTATTCACAA GGACAAGTTGTTGTTTGCTCCCTTTGAACTGGAAAACCCAATGGAGAAAGACTTGTGCTGTGACCTTCACGTCTCTGCATATACTTCCATTAAGAACCTCTGA